One genomic segment of Ictalurus punctatus breed USDA103 chromosome 4, Coco_2.0, whole genome shotgun sequence includes these proteins:
- the LOC108263974 gene encoding extracellular calcium-sensing receptor has protein sequence MGDTSPLSFSLSLCRRCKALHFSSFHSICLSLYLCGQVMAVDAWLWALGFITGPVWVHSVGLFCTLQTRPISGTLYKEGDVIIGGLFPVHFDAPEPDQMFTHRVQGARCQAADLRSYGWLQTMIFTVEEINRNPFLLPNFTLGYLAADTCLAESSTLSAALALVTGQVETVSGEQCTMAPNVPIIIGDARSSASIVVADTLGVFDIPMVSYFASCACLSDRTKYPTFLRTVPSDAFQAKAMARLLRLMGWTWVGVISGDDVYGKSGVQLLQQELQGSGVCIDYLEIIPKSFAPNRMRRIVERIQSSKAWVVVTFAISPDMEVLLREVIRQNVCDRQWIATEAWSSSSQHAALSPACLGGTLGFALRQVDIQGLGSYLTQLNLEEYPKEPLVQSVWEELFGCKFEEQTQTGLPKPQCTSLDKIKEQVETYFDINYNVYKAVYAIANAIQDMLACQPGKGPFGNGECPDTKSIRPKQLLHYLKAVQFTTPVGEQVYFDENGDPAASYDIINWHLGAEGKVEFMQVGRFDAVKGPEQDFQLDLGKMFWGGGWGGMVPVSVCSESCPPGTRKAVQKGKPVCCYDCIPCASGEISNAIDSTECTKCPERFWSNTDRTECIPMIVEFLSFQDNMGIILSVLSAAGAALTITVLAAFFHHRDTPLVRANNSELSFLLLLSLSLCFLCALAFIGRPAPWSCMLRHTLFGISFVVCLACVLSKTVVVLVAFRATLPGSNMMRYFGPVQQRAGIFLCTLIQVGICVFWLVLAPPLPTESAGGELGARVVLLCAVGSVAGFSLVLGYIGLLAAVCFLLAFFARKLPDNFNEAKFITFSMLIFCAVWITFIPAYVSSPGKYTVAVEVFAILASSYGLLLCIFAPKCYIILLRPDKNTKKNMMSK, from the exons ATGGGAGACacatctcctctctctttctctctctctctctgcaggagaTGTAAGGCCCTGCATTTCTCTTCCTTccactctatctgtctctctctgtatctttgTGGTCAGGTGATGGCTGTGGATGCCTGGCTGTGGGCACTGGGATTCATAACCGGGCCAGTCTGGGTACACTCTGTGGGTCTCTTCTGTACTCTTCAGACCAGGCCCATCTCTGGGACCCTGTATAAGGAAGGTGATGTAATTATTGGAGGTCTCTTTCCTGTTCATTTTGATGCCCCTGAACCTGACCAGATGTTCACACACAGAGTGCAGGGAGCGCGTTGTCAGGC GGCTGACTTGAGATCATATGGTTGGCTCCAAACCATGATCTTCACAGTGGAGGAAATTAACCGGAACCCATTTCTGTTGCCCAACTTCACGCTGGGCTACCTGGCTGCAGATACATGCTTGGCCGAGAGCAGTACACTGAGTGCTGCGCTGGCGTTAGTGACTGGGCAGGTGGAGACAGTGTCTGGGGAACAGTGCACCATGGCTCCCAACGTGCCCATTATTATCGGAGATGCACGCTCTTCTGCTTCCATAGTTGTGGCTGATACCTTGGGTGTTTTTGACATTCCTATG GTTAGCTACTTTGCTTCTTGTGCATGTCTCAGTGATCGCACTAAGTATCCCACATTTCTCCGCACTGTTCCCAGCGATGCCTTTCAGGCCAAAGCCATGGCCCGTCTGTTGCGCCTGATGGGCTGGACCTGGGTGGGTGTCATATCTGGAGATGATGTATATGGAAAAAGTGGTGTGCAGCTGTTGCAACAGGAACTGCAAGGTTCTGGTGTATGCATTGACTACTTGGAGATCATTCCCAAGTCCTTTGCACCAAACAGGATGAGAAGAATTGTAGAGAGAATCCAGAGCTCTAAAGCTTGGGTAGTTGTGACCTTTGCTATCAGTCCTGATATGGAGGTCTTGCTGAGGGAAGTGATAAGACAGAATGTGTGCGATAGACAGTGGATAGCTACTGAAGCTTGGAGTAGTTCCAGCCAGCATGCTGCTTTGAGTCCTGCCTGCTTGGGTGGGACTCTTGGTTTTGCTCTGAGGCAGGTTGATATCCAGGGTTTGGGCTCCTATTTGACCCAGCTGAACCTAGAAGAGTACCCTAAAGAGCCACTGGTGCAAAGTGTTTGGGAGGAGTTGTTTGGATGCAAATTTGAGGAGCAAACCCAAACAGGACTTCCCAAACCCCAATGCACAAGCTTGGATAAAATTAAAGAACAAGTTGAAACCTACTTTGATATAAATTATAATGTGTATAAGGCTGTGTATGCTATTGCAAATGCTATTCAGGACATGCTGGCATGTCAGCCTGGCAAAGGACCTTTTGGGAATGGAGAATGTCCTGATACTAAGTCAATAAGACCCAAACag CTTCTACACTATCTAAAGGCTGTACAGTTTACAACACCAGTGGGTGAGCAGGTCTATTTTGATGAAAACGGGGATCCAGCTGCCTCATATGACATCATTAACTGGCATCTAGGGGCTGAAGGAAAAGTGGAATTCATGCAAGTGGGCCGTTTTGATGCAGTGAAAGGACCTGAGCAGGACTTTCAACTGGATCTCGGGAAAATGTTCTGGGGAGGAGGCTGGGGTGGCATG GTCCCGGTGTCTGTGTGCAGTGAGAGCTGTCCTCCAGGCACCAGAAAAGCTGTGCAGAAAGGAAAGCCTGTCTGCTGCTATGACTGTATACCATGTGCATCAGGGGAGATCAGCAATGCTATTG ACTCTACAGAGTGCACCAAGTGTCCCGAGAGGTTCTGGTCTAACACTGACCGGACAGAGTGCATCCCAATGATAGTGGAGTTCCTGTCCTTTCAAGATAATATGGGCATCATCCTCTCTGTGCTTTCGGCTGCTGGAGCAGCTCTTACCATTACCGTCCTGGCTGCCTTTTTCCATCATCGAGACACACCGCTGGTCCGTGCCAACAACTCTGAACTGAGCTTCCTGCTGTTGCTGTCACTCTCcctttgtttcctgtgtgcaCTGGCTTTTATTGGCCGACCGGCACCTTGGTCCTGCATGCTACGCCATACACTGTTTGGGATCAGTTTTGTGGTGTGTCTGGCTTGTGTGCTCAGTAAGACAGTGGTGGTGTTAGTAGCCTTCAGAGCAACTCTGCCGGGCTCAAATATGATGAGATACTTTGGTCCTGTTCAGCAGAGGGCAGGTATATTCCTCTGTACGCTGATACAGGTGGGGATCTGTGTGTTTTGGCTGGTTCTGGCACCACCTTTGCCCACTGAAAGTGCAGGGGGTGAGCTTGGCGCACGGGTGGTACTGCTATGTGCAGTAGGCTCAGTGGCAGGTTTCTCCCTGGTTCTGGGCTACATCGGCCTCCTGGCTGCTGTCTGCTTCCTTCTGGCTTTCTTCGCACGGAAGCTTCCGGACAATTTCAATGAAGCAAAGTTCATCACTTTTAGCATGTTGATCTTCTGTGCTGTGTGGATCACATTTATTCCAGCGTATGTCAGCTCTCCTGGCAAGTACACGGTAGCTGTAGAGGTCTTTGCCATCCTAGCTTCAAGTTACGGCCTTCTGCTGTGTATCTTTGCCCCAAAGTGTTACATCATCCTACTCAGACCAGATAAGAACACAAAAAAGAACATGATGTCCAAATAG
- the LOC108264091 gene encoding extracellular calcium-sensing receptor, translating into MFPIHSKGVEQELNFMSTPDKRKCRGLNLRALRWSQAMIFFIDEINRNPVLLPNITLGYRIYDTCWTVALSARTALSVVSQPLKTNSTGSCSSPSIPLVIGDSGSSLSIAVSRLLNLFKVPLISYFASCACLSDKKQHPYFFRTIPSDTYQASAMARLVKHFGWTWVGTFGADDAYGRTGIDMFTAEVTNLGACVAFRVIIPKVPTQQQINDIVKTIKGSTARVLITFATEEDMEPVVEEVVRQNVTGRLWVASEAWVTSTLISNKYPLLSGTMGFAIRRAEIPGLKDFLESLKPFTTPYNPSAREFWETEFQCSFNTSVPVGSMADQVQYNRTCTGEERIQDTETIYNDVSQLRVTYNLHKAVYAAAHALHNLLMCQIQESSIEKELCPDIYSLQPWQVIKYLKEVNFTNTFGDVVNFDKYGDPAGSYDIVNWQKGPGGGPMKFATVGRFDSSLPAEQQLVLYQDTILWPGGSKELPVSVCSPSCQPGYRKAPRKGEPICCYDCVPCAEGSISNGIDQPECTLCPEDLWSNPQRDSCVDKQIEFLSYTEGFGMALAATSILGVAATVTVAVIFILHRDTPLVRANNSELSFLLLISLSLCFLCALTFLGQPSRWACPLRRTAFGLTFALCLSCLLSKTLVVLMAFRATLPGNNTARWFRPPQQRFGVFVCSAIQCAVCVAWLTTNPPYPVKNTWLYRDRIILECHLGSVALFCCVLGYIGCMAAFCFILAFLARKLPDNFNEAKFITFSMLIFCAVWIAYIPAYVSSPGKFTVAVEIFAILASSFGVLLCIFAPKCYIIIFMPEKNTKKYVMSQKGGR; encoded by the exons ATGTTTCCCATCCATTCTAAAGGTGTAGAGCAGGAGCTGAACTTCATGAGTACACCAGACAAGAGGAAATGCAGGGG GTTAAACCTGCGTGCATTACGCTGGTCTCAGGCCATGATCTTCTTCATAGATGAAATTAATAGAAATCCTGTGTTGCTGCCCAACATCACTCTGGGCTACAGGATTTATGACACGTGTTGGACAGTGGCTTTGTCTGCAAGAACTGCCTTGTCTGTGGTCTCTCAGCCACTGAAGACGAACAGCACAGGGTCATGTTCATCCCCTAGCATCCCTCTTGTCATAGGAGACTCAGGATCCAGCCTATCTATAGCTGTCTCCAGACTGCTTAATCTGTTCAAGGTCCCACTG ATCAGTTACTTTGCCTCTTGTGCTTGCCTGAGTGACAAAAAGCAGCACCCTTATTTTTTTCGTACAATCCCTAGTGACACTTACCAAGCCAGCGCTATGGCCCGCCTCGTCAAGCACTTCGGCTGGACCTGGGTGGGCACGTTTGGTGCCGACGATGCTTATGGACGTACCGGCATTGACATGTTCACAGCTGAGGTGACAAATCTTGGTGCATGTGTGGCCTTTCGGGTCATCATTCCCAAAGTCCCCACTCAGCAACAGATCAATGATATTGTGAAGACGATTAAAGGCTCCACTGCACGTGTGCTTATAACCTTTGCCACTGAAGAAGACATGGAGCCTGTGGTGGAGGAAGTGGTAAGACAGAATGTAACCGGGAGGTTGTGGGTAGCCAGTGAGGCCTGGGTAACCTCCACCCTTATATCCAATAAATATCCCTTGCTCAGTGGCACTATGGGTTTCGCCATACGCCGAGCCGAGATCCCTGGCCTCAAAGACTTCCTAGAAAGTCTGAAGCCTTTCACTACGCCTTATAACCCATCTGCACGGGAATTCTGGGAAACAGAGTTTCAGTGCTCCTTTAATACAAGTGTTCCAGTTGGTTCCATGGCTGATCAGGTCCAGTATAACCGCACTTGTACTGGAGAAGAAAGAATTCAGGACACTGAGACAATCTATAATGATGTGTCCCAGCTCAGAGTGACCTATAACTTACACAAAGCGGTGTATGCTGCAGCACACGCGCTGCACAACTTGCTTATGTGCCAGATACAGGAGAGCAGTATTGAGAAGGAACTCTGTCCAGATATCTACAGTCTACAGCCCTGGCAG GTGATAAAGTACCTTAAGGAGGTGAACTTTACCAACACGTTTGGGGATGTTGTAAACTTTGATAAGTACGGAGACCCTGCAGGATCTTATGATATTGTAAACTGGCAGAAGGGGCCAGGAGGTGGGCCGATGAAGTTTGCTACCGTCGGACGTTTTGACTCATCTCTCCCTGCCGAGCAGCAACTAGTTCTCTACCAGGACACCATCTTGTGGCCAGGTGGATCCAAGGAg CTGCCAGTGTCAGTGTGCTCACCCAGCTGCCAGCCAGGCTACAGGAAAGCCCCGCGCAAGGGAGAACCCATTTGCTGCTATGACTGCGTGCCCTGTGCAGAGGGTAGCATCAGCAACGGCATAG ATCAGCCAGAGTGCACGCTATGCCCCGAGGACCTCTGGTCCAACCCACAACGTGACAGCTGTGTCGACAAACAGATTGAGTTTCTGTCCTACACTGAGGGTTTTGGTATGGCCCTTGCAGCCACGTCTATCCTGGGTGTAGCTGCTACAGTGACTGTAGCTGTCATTTTCATCCTTCACCGAGATACACCTTTGGTGCGGGCCAACAACTCAGAGCTGAGCTTCTTGCTACTGATATCACTTTCTCTCTGCTTCCTGTGTGCCCTCACTTTTCTAGGCCAGCCATCTCGCTGGGCCTGCCCACTCCGACGCACAGCCTTTGGTTTGACCTTTGCGCTATGTCTCTCCTGCCTGCTCAGCAAGACACTGGTGGTTCTCATGGCATTCAGGGCCACACTGCCTGGCAATAACACAGCACGCTGGTTTCGGCCCCCTCAGCAGCGATTCGGTGTGTTCGTCTGCTCCGCCATACAGTGTGCCGTTTGTGTGGCTTGGTTGACCACAAATCCGCCCTATCCGGTGAAGAACACATGGCTGTACCGGGACCGGATCATCTTAGAATGCCACCTTGGTTCAGTGGCACTGTTCTGCTGTGTGCTTGGCTACATTGGCTGCATGGCTGCTTTTTGCTTCATCTTAGCCTTTCTGGCTCGGAAACTGCCTGATAACTTTAATGAAGCCAAATTCATCACATTCAGCATGCTCATATTCTGTGCAGTATGGATTGCCTACATACCAGCTTATGTCAGCTCTCCTGGAAAGTTCACAGTTGCAGTAGAGATATTTGCTATTTTAGCATCCAGTTTTGGGGTCCTCTTGTGTATATTTGCCCCAAAATGTTACATTATTATCTTTATGCCTGAAAAGAATACTAAAAAATATGTTATGTCTCAAAAAGGTGGGAggtga